One Streptomyces sp. ML-6 genomic region harbors:
- a CDS encoding ABC transporter ATP-binding protein: MKSEPARPAAGRRTSPENSAQDPAIEIRGLVKRYGDKTAVDGLDLSVRAGAVTAVLGPNGAGKTTTIETCEGYRRPDAGTVRVLGLDPVADSARLRPRIGVMLQSGGVYSGARADEMLRHMAKLHAHPLDVDALIERLGLGGCGRTTYRRLSGGQQQRLALAMAVVGRPELVFLDEPTAGLDPQARRSTWDLVRELRADGVSVVLTTHFMDEAEELADDVAVIDAGRVIAQGSPEELCRGGAENTLRFTGRPGLDLGSLLKALPDGAGTAEISPGTYRITGDVGPELLATVTSWCAQHGVMPSGISVERHTLEDVFLELTGKELRA; this comes from the coding sequence ATGAAGAGCGAGCCCGCCCGGCCGGCCGCCGGCCGCCGCACCTCCCCGGAAAACTCCGCGCAGGATCCCGCCATCGAGATCCGCGGCCTGGTGAAGCGGTACGGCGACAAGACCGCGGTGGACGGTCTCGACCTGTCCGTGCGCGCCGGTGCCGTCACCGCCGTCCTCGGCCCCAACGGCGCGGGCAAGACCACCACCATCGAGACCTGCGAGGGCTACCGCCGTCCGGACGCCGGGACGGTGCGGGTCCTCGGCCTCGACCCGGTCGCCGACTCCGCGCGGCTGCGCCCCCGGATCGGGGTGATGCTCCAGTCGGGCGGCGTCTACTCCGGGGCCCGCGCCGACGAGATGCTCCGCCACATGGCGAAGCTGCACGCCCACCCGCTGGACGTCGACGCGCTGATCGAGCGCCTCGGCCTCGGCGGCTGCGGCCGCACCACCTACCGGCGGCTCTCCGGCGGCCAGCAGCAGCGGCTCGCCCTGGCGATGGCCGTGGTCGGGCGGCCCGAGCTGGTCTTCCTGGACGAGCCGACCGCCGGCCTCGACCCGCAGGCCCGCCGCTCCACCTGGGACCTGGTGCGCGAGCTGCGCGCCGACGGCGTCTCAGTCGTCCTCACCACGCACTTCATGGACGAGGCCGAGGAGCTCGCCGACGACGTCGCCGTCATCGACGCGGGCCGGGTCATCGCCCAAGGCAGCCCCGAGGAGCTGTGCCGGGGCGGCGCCGAGAACACCCTGCGCTTCACCGGCCGCCCCGGCCTCGACCTCGGTTCCCTGCTGAAGGCCCTGCCCGACGGCGCCGGGACGGCCGAGATCTCCCCGGGCACGTACCGCATCACCGGCGACGTCGGCCCGGAACTGCTGGCCACCGTCACCTCCTGGTGCGCCCAGCACGGGGTGATGCCGTCCGGCATCTCCGTGGAGCGGCACACCCTGGAGGACGTCTTCCTGGAACTGACCGGCAAGGAGCTGCGCGCATGA
- a CDS encoding COX15/CtaA family protein: MGRVPKLTRAEVAQAARNPLSYIAGRWTPTPRTVRRAAMSAILMSVLIVVTGGAVRLTGSGLGCPTWPKCTDESLTTTSEMGFHGVIEFGNRLLTYVLCAAVGWAIIAARSAKPWRHSLTRLGWLQFWIVMGNAVLGGIVVLVGLNPYTVAAHFLLSTALLTVAMVTWQRIGEGDEEPRPLVGKAVSQLAWLLAVAAGLLVAVGTVVTGAGRHAGDSSDVHRIPIDWKLISQLHADLAWVVVALTVALWFVLKAVDAPVGPRHRTRELFLVLMAQGVIGYVQYFLDTPELLVGLHMFGSCLVWIAVVRVMLSLRERPVAGAAVPGPAVERPEPATAG; encoded by the coding sequence ATGGGGCGCGTGCCCAAGCTGACCCGAGCCGAAGTCGCTCAAGCCGCGCGGAACCCGCTCTCCTACATCGCCGGGCGATGGACCCCGACCCCCCGCACGGTCCGCCGTGCGGCCATGTCGGCCATCCTCATGTCCGTGCTCATCGTCGTGACCGGTGGCGCGGTGCGGCTGACCGGTTCCGGTCTCGGTTGCCCCACCTGGCCCAAGTGCACCGACGAGAGCCTCACCACCACGAGTGAGATGGGCTTCCACGGCGTCATCGAGTTCGGCAACCGGCTGCTGACCTACGTGCTGTGCGCGGCCGTCGGGTGGGCGATCATCGCCGCCCGGTCCGCGAAGCCCTGGCGGCACAGCCTCACCCGGCTCGGCTGGCTGCAGTTCTGGATCGTCATGGGCAACGCCGTGCTCGGCGGGATCGTGGTGCTGGTCGGCCTCAACCCGTACACCGTCGCGGCGCACTTCCTGCTCTCCACGGCACTGCTGACCGTCGCGATGGTGACCTGGCAGCGGATCGGCGAGGGCGACGAGGAGCCCCGGCCGCTGGTCGGCAAGGCGGTCTCCCAGCTGGCCTGGCTGCTCGCGGTCGCCGCGGGGTTGCTGGTCGCGGTCGGCACGGTGGTCACCGGCGCCGGACGGCACGCGGGCGACTCCAGCGACGTGCACCGCATCCCGATCGACTGGAAGCTGATCTCGCAGCTGCACGCCGATCTGGCCTGGGTCGTGGTGGCGCTGACCGTCGCGCTCTGGTTCGTGCTCAAGGCCGTGGACGCGCCGGTCGGCCCGCGGCACCGCACCCGTGAGCTCTTCCTGGTGCTGATGGCCCAGGGCGTGATCGGTTACGTCCAGTACTTCCTGGACACCCCGGAGCTCCTGGTCGGCCTGCACATGTTCGGTTCCTGCCTGGTGTGGATCGCGGTGGTGCGGGTGATGCTGTCGCTGCGCGAGCGGCCGGTGGCCGGGGCCGCGGTGCCCGGGCCCGCCGTCGAGCGGCCGGAACCCGCCACCGCGGGCTGA
- a CDS encoding ABC transporter permease produces MSAGTYTPRPGAAPLSRMITAQAALETRMLLRNGEQLLLTVVIPTLLLVLFSAVDIVDTGAGRAVDFLTPGVLALAVMSTAFTGQAIATGFERRYGVLKRLGASPLPRWALMTSKTLAVLATEVLQVVLLTAIAFALGWSPQGNPFAVLLLLVLGTAAFSGLGLLMAGTLRAEATLAAANLVFLLLLIGGGVVVPLDKFPDAAQSVLGLLPIAALSGGLRDVLQHGAAMPWGDLGILLVWAVCGLGAAARFFRWE; encoded by the coding sequence ATGAGCGCCGGTACGTACACCCCGCGGCCGGGTGCCGCGCCGCTGTCCCGCATGATCACCGCGCAGGCCGCCCTGGAGACGCGGATGCTGCTGCGCAACGGCGAGCAGCTGCTGCTGACCGTGGTCATCCCGACCCTGCTGCTGGTGCTGTTCAGCGCGGTCGACATCGTGGACACCGGCGCGGGCCGGGCCGTGGACTTCCTGACGCCCGGCGTCCTGGCGCTCGCCGTCATGTCCACGGCCTTCACCGGCCAGGCCATCGCCACCGGTTTCGAACGGCGCTACGGGGTGCTCAAGCGGCTCGGCGCCTCGCCGCTGCCGCGCTGGGCGCTGATGACCTCCAAGACCCTCGCGGTGCTGGCCACCGAGGTGCTCCAGGTGGTGCTGCTGACCGCGATCGCGTTCGCCCTGGGCTGGTCGCCGCAGGGCAACCCGTTCGCCGTCCTGCTGCTGCTCGTGCTCGGCACGGCGGCCTTCTCCGGGCTCGGGCTGCTGATGGCCGGCACGCTCCGGGCGGAGGCGACGCTCGCCGCGGCCAACCTGGTCTTCCTGCTGCTGCTGATCGGCGGCGGGGTGGTCGTGCCACTGGACAAGTTCCCGGACGCCGCGCAGTCGGTGCTGGGGCTGCTGCCGATCGCGGCCCTGTCGGGCGGTCTGCGCGACGTGCTCCAGCACGGTGCCGCGATGCCGTGGGGCGACCTCGGCATCCTGCTGGTGTGGGCGGTGTGCGGCCTGGGCGCCGCGGCCCGGTTCTTCCGCTGGGAGTGA
- the sufB gene encoding Fe-S cluster assembly protein SufB, whose protein sequence is MTLPTETAHPELEGLGTYEFGWADSDAAGAAAKRGLSEDVVRDISAKKNEPEWMLKLRLKGLRLFDKKPMPSWGSDLSGIDFDNIKYFVRSTEKQAESWEDLPEDIKNTYDKLGIPEAEKQRLVAGVAAQYESEVVYHQIREDLEEQGVIFLDTDTALKEHPELFKEYFGTVIPVGDNKFASLNTAVWSGGSFIYVPKGVHVDIPLQAYFRINTENMGQFERTLIIVDEDAYVHYVEGCTAPIYSSDSLHSAVVEIIVKKGGRCRYTTIQNWSNNVYNLVTKRAVAYEGATMEWVDGNIGSKVTMKYPAVYLMGEHAKGETLSIAFAGEGQHQDAGAKMVHMAPNTSSNIVSKSVARGGGRTSYRGLIEIGEGAPGAKSNVLCDALLVDTISRSDTYPYVDVREDDVSMGHEATVSKVSEDQLFYLMSRGLTEFEAMAMIVRGFVEPIAKELPMEYALELNRLIELQMEGSVG, encoded by the coding sequence ATGACGCTCCCCACGGAGACTGCCCACCCTGAGCTCGAGGGTCTGGGTACGTACGAATTCGGCTGGGCCGACTCCGACGCGGCAGGCGCCGCAGCCAAGCGCGGGCTCTCCGAGGATGTCGTCCGCGACATCTCCGCGAAGAAGAACGAGCCCGAGTGGATGCTGAAGCTGCGCCTCAAGGGCCTGCGGCTCTTCGACAAGAAGCCCATGCCCAGCTGGGGCTCGGACCTGTCGGGCATCGATTTCGACAACATCAAGTACTTCGTGCGGTCCACGGAGAAGCAGGCGGAGTCCTGGGAGGACCTGCCCGAGGACATCAAGAACACCTACGACAAGCTCGGCATCCCGGAGGCGGAGAAGCAGCGCCTGGTCGCCGGTGTCGCCGCGCAGTACGAGTCCGAGGTCGTCTACCACCAGATCCGTGAGGACCTGGAGGAGCAGGGCGTCATCTTCCTCGACACCGACACCGCGCTGAAGGAGCACCCGGAGCTCTTCAAGGAGTACTTCGGCACCGTCATCCCGGTCGGCGACAACAAGTTCGCCTCGCTGAACACGGCCGTGTGGTCCGGCGGCTCGTTCATCTACGTGCCCAAGGGCGTCCACGTGGACATCCCGCTGCAGGCCTACTTCCGCATCAACACGGAGAACATGGGCCAGTTCGAGCGGACGCTGATCATCGTCGACGAGGACGCCTACGTCCACTACGTCGAGGGCTGCACCGCCCCGATCTACTCCTCCGACTCGCTGCACTCCGCGGTCGTCGAGATCATCGTGAAGAAGGGCGGCCGCTGCCGCTACACGACGATCCAGAACTGGTCGAACAACGTCTACAACCTGGTCACCAAGCGCGCCGTGGCCTACGAGGGCGCGACCATGGAGTGGGTCGACGGCAACATCGGCTCCAAGGTCACCATGAAGTACCCGGCCGTCTACCTGATGGGCGAGCACGCCAAGGGCGAGACCCTGTCCATCGCCTTCGCGGGCGAGGGCCAGCACCAGGACGCCGGCGCCAAGATGGTCCACATGGCGCCCAACACCTCCTCCAACATCGTCTCCAAGTCGGTGGCGCGGGGCGGCGGCCGCACCTCCTACCGCGGTCTGATCGAGATCGGCGAGGGCGCCCCGGGCGCGAAGTCCAACGTGCTCTGCGACGCGCTGCTGGTCGACACCATCTCGCGCTCGGACACCTACCCCTACGTCGACGTCCGCGAGGACGACGTGTCCATGGGGCACGAGGCGACCGTCTCCAAGGTCTCCGAGGACCAGCTCTTCTACCTGATGAGCCGCGGTCTGACGGAGTTCGAGGCGATGGCGATGATCGTGCGCGGCTTCGTCGAGCCGATCGCCAAGGAGCTGCCGATGGAGTACGCCCTCGAACTCAACCGGCTGATCGAGCTGCAGATGGAGGGTTCGGTCGGCTGA
- the sufD gene encoding Fe-S cluster assembly protein SufD, with amino-acid sequence MAEAQNLPTGSTTAGSIAVAAESTVATRMSAPPSFDVADFPVPHGREEEWRFTPLERLRGLHDGTAVATGGVKVAIEAPEGVTVETVGRDDARLGRAGVPVDRVAAQAYSSFEQASVVTVAKEAVLTEPIRIAVHGEGGVAYGHHVVELGAFAEAVVVIDHTGDAVLAANVDYVLGDGAKLTVVSVQDWDETAVHVGQHNALVGRDASFKSIVVTFGGDLVRLHPRVNYAGTGGEAELFGLYFTDKGQHQEHRLLVDHNTPHCKSNAAYKGALQGDGAHAVWIGDVLIQAAAEGTDTYEMNRNLVLTDGARVDSVPNLEIETGEIVGAGHASATGRFDDEQLFYLMSRGIGAEEARRLVVRGFFAELVQQIGLPDVEERLMEKIEAELKASV; translated from the coding sequence ATGGCTGAGGCTCAGAATCTTCCGACGGGTTCCACCACCGCCGGTTCCATCGCGGTGGCCGCAGAGTCGACCGTCGCCACGCGCATGAGCGCCCCCCCGTCCTTCGACGTGGCGGACTTCCCCGTTCCGCACGGCCGCGAGGAGGAGTGGCGGTTCACCCCGCTGGAGCGGCTGCGCGGACTGCATGACGGCACGGCCGTCGCCACCGGCGGCGTGAAGGTCGCGATCGAGGCCCCCGAGGGCGTCACGGTCGAGACCGTCGGCCGGGACGACGCCCGGCTCGGCCGGGCCGGTGTCCCGGTGGACCGGGTCGCCGCCCAGGCGTACAGCTCCTTCGAGCAGGCGTCCGTGGTCACCGTCGCCAAGGAGGCCGTGCTCACCGAGCCGATCCGGATCGCGGTGCACGGCGAGGGCGGTGTGGCCTACGGGCACCACGTCGTCGAGCTGGGAGCCTTTGCCGAGGCCGTCGTCGTCATCGACCACACCGGTGACGCGGTGCTCGCCGCCAACGTGGACTACGTACTCGGCGACGGCGCCAAGCTCACCGTCGTCTCCGTGCAGGACTGGGACGAGACCGCGGTCCACGTCGGCCAGCACAACGCGCTGGTCGGACGGGACGCCTCGTTCAAGTCGATCGTCGTCACCTTCGGCGGCGACCTGGTCCGGCTCCACCCGCGCGTCAACTACGCGGGCACCGGCGGCGAGGCCGAGCTCTTCGGGCTGTACTTCACCGACAAGGGGCAGCACCAGGAGCACCGCCTCCTGGTCGACCACAACACCCCGCACTGCAAGTCCAACGCCGCCTACAAGGGCGCCCTCCAGGGCGACGGCGCGCACGCGGTGTGGATCGGCGACGTCCTCATCCAGGCCGCGGCCGAGGGCACCGACACCTACGAGATGAACCGCAACCTCGTCCTCACGGACGGCGCGCGGGTCGACTCGGTGCCGAACCTGGAGATCGAGACCGGCGAGATCGTCGGCGCCGGCCACGCCTCCGCGACCGGCCGCTTCGACGACGAGCAGCTCTTCTACCTCATGTCCCGGGGCATCGGGGCCGAGGAGGCCCGCCGGCTCGTCGTGCGCGGCTTCTTCGCCGAGCTGGTCCAGCAGATCGGTCTGCCGGACGTCGAGGAGCGGCTGATGGAGAAGATCGAGGCCGAGCTGAAGGCTTCCGTCTGA
- a CDS encoding bifunctional 3-phenylpropionate/cinnamic acid dioxygenase ferredoxin subunit translates to MAFVKACALSELEDDTPKRVELDGVPVSVVRTEGEVFAINDICSHANVSLSEGEVEDCSIECWLHGSSFDLRTGKPSGLPATRPVPVYPVKIEGDDVLVSVTQES, encoded by the coding sequence ATGGCCTTCGTGAAAGCATGCGCGCTGAGTGAGCTGGAGGACGACACCCCGAAGCGGGTGGAGCTCGACGGCGTCCCGGTCTCCGTCGTCCGCACCGAGGGCGAGGTGTTCGCGATCAACGACATCTGCTCGCACGCGAACGTCTCGCTGTCCGAGGGAGAGGTCGAGGACTGCTCGATCGAGTGCTGGCTGCACGGCTCCAGCTTCGACCTCCGCACCGGCAAGCCGTCCGGCCTTCCCGCGACGCGCCCCGTCCCCGTATACCCCGTCAAGATCGAAGGGGACGATGTGCTCGTCTCCGTCACCCAGGAGTCCTGA
- a CDS encoding metalloregulator ArsR/SmtB family transcription factor translates to MKYVGEAPQEELATGERSTRNRVARSILDHGPSTVAELAKRLGLTQAAVRRHLDALVTDGVVEAREQRVYGARTRGRPAKVFALTDCGRDAFDQSYDQLAADALRWIAENAGEEAVAAFARSRIEAQSGAYRAAVEAADPGARTEALAKALSADGYAATARSAPEPQQGEQLCQHHCPVAHVAEQYPQLCEAETEFFSTLLGTHVQRLATIAHGDEVCTTYIPRSGHAAPQTTNSASASTAGRNPA, encoded by the coding sequence GTGAAATACGTCGGCGAGGCTCCCCAGGAGGAACTCGCGACCGGAGAACGCTCCACGCGCAACCGGGTCGCGCGCTCCATCCTGGACCACGGCCCGTCCACCGTCGCCGAGCTGGCGAAGCGCCTCGGCCTCACCCAGGCGGCCGTCCGCCGCCACCTCGACGCCCTCGTCACCGACGGCGTCGTCGAGGCCCGTGAGCAGCGGGTCTACGGGGCGCGGACCCGCGGCCGGCCCGCCAAGGTGTTCGCCCTCACCGACTGCGGACGGGACGCCTTCGACCAGTCCTACGACCAGCTCGCGGCGGACGCCCTGCGCTGGATCGCGGAGAACGCGGGCGAGGAGGCGGTCGCCGCCTTCGCCCGGTCCAGGATCGAGGCCCAGTCCGGTGCGTACCGCGCCGCGGTCGAGGCCGCGGACCCCGGGGCCCGCACCGAAGCACTGGCCAAGGCCCTCTCCGCCGACGGGTACGCTGCTACGGCGCGTAGCGCGCCCGAGCCGCAGCAGGGCGAGCAGCTGTGCCAGCACCACTGCCCGGTCGCCCATGTCGCCGAGCAGTATCCACAGCTGTGCGAGGCGGAGACGGAGTTCTTCTCCACCCTCCTCGGGACGCATGTGCAACGTCTGGCCACCATCGCCCACGGCGACGAGGTGTGCACGACGTACATTCCGCGCAGCGGCCACGCAGCACCACAGACCACCAATTCAGCATCTGCAAGCACGGCCGGGAGGAACCCCGCATGA
- the sufC gene encoding Fe-S cluster assembly ATPase SufC yields the protein MATLEIRDLHVSVEADNATKEILKGVDLTVKQGETHAIMGPNGSGKSTLAYSLAGHPKYTITSGSVTLDGEDVLEMTVDERARAGLFLAMQYPVEIPGVSVSNFLRTSATAVRGEAPKLRTWVKEVKETMGRLQMDPAFAERNVNEGFSGGEKKRHEILQLELLKPKVAILDETDSGLDVDALRIVSEGVNRVRETGEVGTLLITHYTRILRYIKPDFVHVFANGRIAESGGAELADKLENEGYEAYVKGGASA from the coding sequence ATGGCAACGCTTGAAATCCGCGACCTGCACGTCTCCGTCGAGGCCGACAACGCCACGAAGGAGATCCTCAAGGGCGTCGACCTGACCGTGAAGCAGGGCGAGACCCACGCCATCATGGGCCCCAACGGGTCCGGCAAGTCCACCCTCGCGTACTCCCTCGCGGGTCACCCCAAGTACACGATCACCAGCGGCTCGGTGACCCTGGACGGCGAGGACGTCCTGGAGATGACCGTCGACGAGCGCGCCCGCGCCGGTCTGTTCCTGGCCATGCAGTACCCGGTCGAGATCCCCGGCGTCTCGGTCTCCAACTTCCTGCGCACCTCCGCCACCGCCGTCCGCGGCGAGGCGCCCAAGCTGCGCACCTGGGTGAAGGAGGTCAAGGAGACGATGGGCCGGCTCCAGATGGATCCGGCGTTCGCCGAGCGCAACGTCAACGAGGGCTTCTCCGGCGGTGAGAAGAAGCGCCACGAGATCCTCCAGCTGGAGCTCCTCAAGCCGAAGGTCGCGATCCTCGACGAGACCGACTCCGGCCTGGACGTCGACGCCCTGCGCATCGTCTCCGAGGGAGTCAACCGGGTCCGTGAGACCGGCGAGGTCGGCACCCTGCTGATCACGCACTACACGCGGATCCTCCGTTACATCAAGCCCGACTTCGTGCACGTCTTCGCCAACGGCCGCATTGCCGAGTCCGGCGGCGCCGAGCTCGCCGACAAGCTGGAGAACGAGGGCTACGAGGCATATGTGAAGGGTGGCGCTTCCGCGTGA
- the tkt gene encoding transketolase: MSTKPTTTDLQWTELDQRAVDTVRVLAADAVQKVGNGHPGTAMSLAPAAYTLFQKVMRHDPADADWVGRDRFVLSAGHTSLTLYIQLYLAGYGLELDDLKAFRTWGSKTPGHPEYGHTTGVETTTGPLGQGVANAVGMAMAARYERGLFDPDAAPGTSPFDHMVWVVAGDGCLQEGISAEASSLAGHQKLGNLVLLWDDNHISIEGDTETAVSEDTLKRYEAYGWHVQRVEQLPNGDLDPAGLYAALQAAKAETGRPSFIAARSIIAWPAPNAQNTEASHGSALGDEEIAATKRVLGFDPEKTFEVADEVIAHTREALDRGREARAEWEKGFAAWRTANPGRAAEFDRISAGELPAGWEDKLPVFEPGKSVATRAASGKVLQALGEIVPELWGGSADLAGSNNTTIDKTSSFLPAGNPLPEADPYGRTIHFGIREHAMAAAMNGIALHGNTRIYGGTFLVFSDYMRNAVRLSALMHLPVTYVWTHDSIGLGEDGPTHQPVEHLASLRAIPGLNIVRPADANETSVAWREILRRHTKEFGKGTPHGLALTRQGVPTYEANEDAARGGYVLREAEGGEPRVLLIGTGSEVHLAVEAREELQAAGIPTRVVSMPSVEWFEEQDQAYKDSVLPPSVKARVAVEAGIGLTWYRYVGDAGRIVSLEHFGASADAKVLFREFGFTGEHVAAAARESLAAATR; the protein is encoded by the coding sequence GTGAGCACCAAGCCGACCACCACAGACCTCCAGTGGACCGAATTGGACCAGCGGGCCGTGGACACCGTCCGCGTCCTGGCCGCGGACGCCGTACAGAAGGTCGGAAACGGCCACCCTGGTACGGCGATGAGCCTCGCTCCCGCCGCGTACACCCTCTTCCAGAAGGTGATGCGGCACGACCCCGCCGACGCGGACTGGGTCGGCCGGGACCGCTTCGTGCTCTCGGCGGGCCACACCAGCCTGACCCTCTACATCCAGCTCTACCTGGCCGGGTACGGCCTGGAGCTCGACGACCTGAAGGCCTTCCGCACCTGGGGCTCGAAGACCCCCGGCCACCCGGAGTACGGCCACACCACCGGGGTCGAGACGACCACCGGGCCGCTGGGCCAGGGTGTCGCCAACGCCGTGGGCATGGCGATGGCCGCCCGCTACGAGCGCGGCCTGTTCGACCCGGACGCCGCCCCCGGCACCTCTCCCTTCGACCACATGGTCTGGGTCGTCGCCGGTGACGGCTGCCTCCAGGAGGGCATCTCCGCGGAGGCGTCCTCGCTGGCCGGACACCAGAAGCTCGGCAACCTGGTGCTGCTGTGGGACGACAACCACATCTCCATCGAGGGCGACACGGAGACCGCGGTCTCCGAGGACACCCTGAAGCGGTACGAGGCGTACGGCTGGCACGTCCAGCGCGTGGAGCAGCTGCCCAACGGCGACCTGGACCCGGCGGGTCTGTACGCGGCGCTGCAGGCGGCCAAGGCCGAGACCGGACGTCCGTCGTTCATCGCGGCCCGCTCGATCATCGCCTGGCCGGCGCCGAACGCCCAGAACACCGAGGCCTCGCACGGCTCGGCCCTCGGCGACGAGGAGATCGCCGCCACGAAGAGGGTCCTCGGCTTCGACCCGGAGAAGACCTTCGAGGTCGCCGACGAGGTCATCGCCCACACCCGCGAGGCGCTGGACCGCGGCCGCGAGGCCAGGGCGGAGTGGGAGAAGGGCTTCGCCGCGTGGCGCACCGCCAACCCGGGGCGCGCCGCCGAGTTCGACCGGATCTCCGCCGGTGAGCTGCCCGCGGGCTGGGAGGACAAGCTGCCGGTCTTCGAGCCGGGCAAGTCCGTCGCCACCCGCGCGGCTTCCGGCAAGGTGCTCCAGGCGCTCGGCGAGATCGTCCCCGAGCTGTGGGGCGGCTCCGCCGACCTGGCGGGCTCGAACAACACCACGATCGACAAGACGTCGTCGTTCCTCCCGGCGGGCAACCCGCTGCCGGAGGCCGACCCGTACGGCCGCACGATCCACTTCGGCATCCGCGAGCACGCCATGGCCGCGGCCATGAACGGCATCGCGCTGCACGGCAACACCCGCATCTACGGCGGCACCTTCCTGGTGTTCTCCGACTACATGCGCAACGCCGTGCGGCTGTCCGCGCTGATGCACCTGCCGGTGACGTACGTGTGGACGCACGACTCGATCGGTCTGGGCGAGGACGGTCCGACCCACCAGCCGGTGGAGCACCTGGCCTCGCTGCGCGCCATCCCGGGCCTGAACATCGTCCGCCCGGCCGACGCCAACGAGACCTCCGTCGCCTGGCGCGAGATCCTGCGCCGCCACACCAAGGAGTTCGGCAAGGGCACCCCGCACGGTCTGGCGCTGACCCGTCAGGGCGTGCCGACGTACGAGGCGAACGAGGACGCGGCCCGGGGCGGCTACGTGCTCCGCGAGGCCGAGGGCGGCGAGCCCCGGGTCCTGCTGATCGGTACGGGTTCCGAGGTGCACCTCGCCGTGGAGGCGCGCGAGGAGCTCCAGGCGGCCGGCATCCCGACCCGGGTGGTCTCGATGCCCTCGGTCGAGTGGTTCGAGGAGCAGGACCAGGCGTACAAGGACAGCGTGCTGCCGCCGTCGGTGAAGGCGCGCGTCGCCGTGGAGGCCGGCATCGGCCTGACCTGGTACCGGTACGTCGGTGACGCCGGCCGGATCGTGTCGCTGGAGCACTTCGGTGCCTCGGCCGACGCCAAGGTCCTCTTCCGCGAGTTCGGCTTCACCGGCGAGCACGTCGCCGCCGCCGCGCGGGAATCTCTCGCCGCCGCCACGCGCTGA
- a CDS encoding heme o synthase yields MCVTAVESRPAGVALTPSPGGHRPFGARVKAFVALTKPRIIELLLITTVPVMFLAAQGVPDLWLVLATTIGGYLSAGGANALNMYIDRDIDALMDRTAQRPLVTGMVSPRECLVFGISLAVVSTVWFGLLVNWLSAALSLGALLFYVVVYTMLLKRRTSQNIVWGGIAGCLPVLIGWSAVTNSMSWAAVILFAVIFFWTPPHYWPLSMKVKDDYARVGVPMLPVIASNRVVARQIVVYSWVMVAVSLLLTPLGYTGWFYTAVALLTGGFWLWEAHGLQNRAKAGVTGAKLKEMRLFHWSITYVSLLFVAVAIDPFLR; encoded by the coding sequence GTGTGCGTGACGGCCGTCGAGTCCCGACCCGCAGGGGTCGCCTTGACTCCGAGCCCAGGGGGCCATCGCCCGTTCGGGGCCCGTGTCAAGGCATTCGTGGCACTGACCAAGCCTCGGATCATCGAGCTGCTGCTGATCACCACGGTCCCGGTGATGTTCCTCGCGGCCCAGGGCGTGCCCGATCTGTGGCTCGTCCTCGCCACCACCATCGGCGGATACCTCTCCGCGGGCGGTGCCAACGCGCTGAACATGTACATCGACCGCGACATCGACGCGCTGATGGACCGTACGGCGCAGCGTCCGCTGGTCACCGGGATGGTGAGCCCGCGCGAGTGCCTGGTCTTCGGGATCTCCCTCGCGGTGGTCTCGACGGTCTGGTTCGGCCTGCTGGTGAACTGGCTCTCGGCCGCGCTGTCACTCGGCGCACTGCTGTTCTACGTGGTCGTCTACACGATGCTGCTCAAGCGCCGTACCTCGCAGAACATCGTCTGGGGCGGCATCGCCGGCTGCCTGCCCGTCCTCATCGGCTGGTCGGCGGTGACCAACTCGATGTCCTGGGCCGCGGTCATCCTGTTCGCCGTCATCTTCTTCTGGACGCCGCCGCACTACTGGCCGCTCTCCATGAAGGTCAAGGACGACTACGCCCGGGTCGGCGTCCCGATGCTCCCGGTCATCGCCTCCAACCGGGTGGTGGCCCGGCAGATCGTCGTCTACAGCTGGGTGATGGTGGCCGTCTCGCTGCTGCTCACCCCCCTGGGCTACACCGGCTGGTTCTACACCGCGGTGGCGCTGCTGACCGGCGGCTTCTGGCTCTGGGAGGCGCACGGTCTGCAGAACCGGGCCAAGGCCGGGGTGACCGGCGCCAAGCTCAAGGAGATGCGGCTGTTCCACTGGTCGATCACCTATGTGTCGCTGCTCTTCGTCGCCGTGGCGATCGACCCCTTCCTGAGGTAG